A region of Salinibacter sp. 10B DNA encodes the following proteins:
- a CDS encoding cold shock domain-containing protein — protein MQQGTIKWFDSEKGYGFIEPDDGGEDVFLHANNITGGTMGEDLRDGQDVAFETERTPKGLSAINASPVG, from the coding sequence ATGCAACAGGGAACGATTAAGTGGTTCGATAGCGAGAAGGGATATGGCTTTATCGAGCCCGACGACGGAGGCGAAGACGTTTTCCTCCACGCAAACAACATTACCGGCGGCACAATGGGCGAGGATCTGCGAGACGGACAGGACGTGGCCTTCGAGACCGAGCGCACCCCGAAGGGCCTCAGCGCCATCAATGCCTCGCCTGTTGGATAA